In Calonectris borealis chromosome 10, bCalBor7.hap1.2, whole genome shotgun sequence, a single genomic region encodes these proteins:
- the TNNC1 gene encoding troponin C, slow skeletal and cardiac muscles, which produces MDDIYKAAVEQLTEEQKNEFKAAFDIFVLGAEDGCISTKELGKVMRMLGQNPTPEELQEMIDEVDEDGSGTVDFDEFLVMMVRCMKDDSKGKTEEELSDLFRMFDKNADGYIDLEELKIMLQATGETITEDDIEELMKDGDKNNDGRIDYDEFLEFMKGVE; this is translated from the exons GTTGAGCAGCtgacagaagagcaaaaaaatg agTTCAAGGCTGCCTTTGACATCTTCGTGCTGGGGGCGGAGGACGGCTGCATCAGCAccaaggagctggggaaggtGATGCGGATGCTGGGGCAGAACCCCACCcctgaggagctgcaggagatgatAGACGAGGTggatgaggatg gcagcggcaCTGTAGACTTTGATGAGTTCCTTGTTATGATGGTCCGGTGTATGAAAGatgacagcaaaggaaaaactgaagagGAACTCTCAGATCTCTTCAGGATGTTTGATAA AAATGCCGATGGCTACATCGACCTCGAGGAGCTGAAGATCATGCTGCAGGCAACGGGAGAGACCATCACCGAGGATGACATAGAAGAACTGATGAAAGATGGGGATAAAAACAACGATGGCAGGATTGACTATGACG AGTTCCTGGAGTTTATGAAGGGAGTTGAGTAA